The following proteins are encoded in a genomic region of Arvicanthis niloticus isolate mArvNil1 chromosome 21, mArvNil1.pat.X, whole genome shotgun sequence:
- the Tmem42 gene encoding transmembrane protein 42, producing the protein MAAGPQSSGAAVSVAAYPDSPVELPARLQKGAMRRRFRGVFNCLCAGAFGALAAAAAKLAFGSQVNIGLRVLGIIAMASTNSLMWTFFSRGLSFSMSSAIASVTVTFSNILCSAILGYVLYGECQEILWWGGVFLILCGLTLIHRKFPPTWKASKQQ; encoded by the exons ATGGCGGCCGGGCCGCAGTCCTCCGGTGCCGCCGTGTCTGTGGCCGCTTACCCGGACTCACCCGTGGAGTTACCTGCTCGCCTACAGAAAGGCGCGATGCGGCGCCGCTTCCGGGGCGTGTTCAACTGTCTGTGCGCCGGGGCGTTCGGTGCCCTGGCCGCCGCCGCAGCCAAGCTGGCCTTCGGGAGCCAG GTGAATATTGGCTTACGAGTCTTAGGCATTATTGCCATGGCAAGCACCAATTCTCTGATGTGGACCTTCTTTAGCCGGGGGCTCAGTTTCTCTATGTCTTCGGCCATTGCATCTGTCACAGTGACTTTTTCGAACATACTTTGCTCG GCCATCTTAGGCTACGTGCTGTATGGAGAATGCCAGGAGATCCTGTGGTGGGGAGGGGTGTTCCTCATCCTCTGTGGGCTCACCCTGATCCACAGGAAGTTTCCACCCACCTGGAAGGCAAGCAAGCAGCAGTGA